Proteins encoded together in one Micromonospora kangleipakensis window:
- a CDS encoding DUF4180 domain-containing protein encodes MPDVVQQRMGVPVLVCDPAGPPVATVGDALDLIGAAFLGAEVVAVPASRLDEGFFSLGTRFAGEIMQKFVNYRLRLAVVGDISRHLAPSAALRALVHESNRAEHVWFVADLDALDARLAGAPPHPR; translated from the coding sequence ATGCCTGACGTGGTGCAGCAGCGGATGGGCGTGCCGGTGCTGGTGTGCGACCCGGCCGGCCCGCCGGTGGCCACCGTGGGTGACGCGCTGGACCTGATCGGCGCGGCCTTCCTCGGCGCCGAGGTGGTGGCCGTGCCGGCGAGCCGGCTGGACGAGGGCTTCTTCTCCCTGGGCACCCGCTTCGCCGGGGAGATCATGCAGAAGTTCGTCAACTACCGGCTGCGCCTGGCCGTGGTCGGTGACATCTCCCGGCACCTCGCGCCCAGCGCGGCCCTGCGCGCCCTGGTCCACGAGTCGAACCGTGCCGAGCACGTGTGGTTCGTCGCCGACCTCGACGCGCTCGACGCCCGGCTGGCCGGGGCGCCGCCGCACCCCCGTTGA
- a CDS encoding helix-turn-helix domain-containing protein, giving the protein MSEDMYSVEQVADRLGLHPRTVRGYIRAGRLRAVRIGKQYRIARADLDALTGRPPSARPTALSAVEVSSIVQVDGVDRAAADRLGTLVLAAVNTVHDPAHPLRVQTVHDEERQRMKIVILGGAAATADVLHLLDAVLDGDNGLLAGEAEDA; this is encoded by the coding sequence ATGAGTGAGGATATGTACTCGGTTGAGCAGGTGGCCGACCGGCTCGGCTTGCACCCGCGCACCGTGCGCGGCTACATCCGCGCCGGCCGGCTCAGGGCGGTGCGGATCGGCAAGCAGTACCGGATCGCCCGCGCCGACCTCGACGCGCTGACCGGCCGGCCGCCGTCGGCCCGGCCCACCGCGCTTTCCGCGGTGGAGGTGTCGAGCATCGTGCAGGTCGACGGCGTCGACCGGGCGGCGGCCGACCGGCTGGGCACCCTCGTCCTGGCCGCGGTGAACACCGTCCACGACCCCGCGCACCCGCTGCGCGTCCAGACCGTCCACGACGAGGAGCGCCAGCGCATGAAGATCGTCATCCTGGGTGGCGCCGCTGCCACCGCCGACGTGCTGCACCTGCTCGACGCCGTCCTCGACGGCGACAACGGCCTGCTCGCCGGGGAGGCCGAGGATGCCTGA
- a CDS encoding glycerophosphodiester phosphodiesterase, giving the protein MQPRSGYLDAPAPLAFAHRGGAADGDENTAAAFARAIALGYRYVETDVHATADGLAVVFHDATLRRVTGEPGRIADLRWADLASVRVGGAAVVPRLDEVLGAWPEVRFNIDVKADGGVEPTVATVTRTGAGERVLLASFSDTRLTRLRTLAGPKVATSLGMRGVARLRMASLHGRSLRLPPSVVAAQVPVRYGRIPVVDRRFLAYCHRIGLQVHVWTIDEPAEMHDLLDLGVDGIMTDHVGVLRDVYRSRGHWAA; this is encoded by the coding sequence GTGCAGCCCCGCTCCGGCTACCTCGACGCCCCCGCGCCGCTGGCGTTCGCCCACCGGGGCGGCGCGGCCGACGGCGACGAGAACACCGCCGCCGCGTTCGCCCGCGCCATCGCCCTTGGGTACCGGTACGTCGAGACCGACGTGCACGCCACCGCCGACGGGCTGGCGGTGGTCTTCCACGACGCCACCCTGCGCCGGGTTACCGGCGAGCCGGGGCGCATCGCCGACCTGCGCTGGGCCGACCTCGCCTCGGTACGCGTCGGCGGCGCGGCCGTGGTCCCCCGCCTCGACGAGGTCCTCGGTGCCTGGCCGGAGGTCCGCTTCAACATCGACGTCAAGGCCGACGGCGGCGTCGAACCCACCGTCGCCACCGTCACCCGCACGGGCGCCGGCGAACGGGTGCTGCTCGCCTCCTTCAGCGACACCCGGCTGACCCGACTGCGCACCCTGGCCGGGCCGAAGGTCGCCACCAGCCTCGGCATGCGCGGGGTGGCCCGGCTGCGGATGGCCTCCCTGCACGGGCGGTCGCTGCGGCTGCCGCCGTCCGTGGTCGCCGCCCAGGTCCCGGTCCGCTACGGACGCATCCCGGTGGTGGACCGGCGGTTCCTGGCGTACTGCCACCGGATCGGGCTGCAGGTGCACGTCTGGACGATCGACGAACCTGCCGAGATGCACGACTTACTTGATCTCGGGGTGGATGGCATCATGACCGATCACGTCGGCGTGCTGCGCGACGTCTACCGCAGCCGCGGCCACTGGGCCGCCTGA
- a CDS encoding MFS transporter — protein sequence MAETVSPTLHEPPSSTRRERRGWYLYDWANSAFQTTVITVFLGPFLTTVTELAAGCELGADSCEGYVHPLGIRVAAGSYYPYLISLSVFLTVFVLPVMGAIADRSMHKKRLLATAAFTGAGATIAMAFVTGDRYLLGGALFLVANISFGAAVVVYNSFLPQLGGPDERDAISSRGWAIGYLGGGLLLALNLVAITVLSEEGNPQRTLDLARWSIVSAGVWWAAFTLVPLRWLREHPAAAAAARVGGGNVLTDGFRQLGHTLRNIKAYPLTLFFLLAFLVYNDGIQTVITLASQYGTKELRLGQSTLITTILLVQFLAFGGALALGALAGRIGAWKTVLISLVLWTGVIIAAFRLPAEAPLPFMVLGGAIGLVLGGSQALSRSLFSQLIPAGKEGEYYGFYEISDKGTSWLGPLAFGLVFQLTASYRVGLVSLLIFFVVGFALLAAVPIRRAIVAAGNTPPRVL from the coding sequence ATGGCCGAGACGGTCAGCCCGACCCTGCACGAGCCCCCGTCGAGCACCCGCCGCGAGCGGCGCGGCTGGTACCTCTACGACTGGGCCAACTCGGCCTTCCAGACCACCGTCATCACGGTCTTCCTCGGCCCGTTCCTGACCACGGTCACCGAGCTGGCGGCCGGCTGCGAACTGGGCGCGGACAGCTGCGAGGGGTACGTGCATCCACTCGGCATCCGGGTCGCCGCCGGCTCCTACTACCCGTACCTGATCTCGCTGTCGGTCTTCCTCACCGTCTTCGTGCTGCCGGTGATGGGCGCGATCGCCGACCGGTCGATGCACAAGAAGCGGCTGCTGGCCACCGCCGCGTTCACCGGCGCCGGCGCGACCATCGCGATGGCGTTCGTGACCGGCGACCGGTACCTGCTCGGCGGGGCGCTGTTCCTGGTCGCGAACATCTCCTTCGGCGCGGCCGTGGTCGTCTACAACTCGTTCCTGCCGCAGCTCGGCGGCCCTGACGAACGCGACGCCATCTCCAGCCGCGGCTGGGCCATCGGCTACCTCGGTGGCGGCCTGCTGCTCGCGCTGAACCTGGTCGCGATCACCGTGCTCAGCGAGGAGGGCAACCCGCAGCGCACCCTCGACCTGGCCCGCTGGTCGATCGTGTCCGCGGGCGTGTGGTGGGCGGCGTTCACTCTGGTGCCGCTGCGCTGGCTGCGCGAACATCCCGCCGCCGCCGCGGCAGCCCGGGTCGGCGGCGGCAACGTCCTCACCGACGGGTTCCGGCAGCTCGGCCACACCCTGCGGAATATCAAGGCGTACCCGCTGACGCTGTTCTTCCTGCTCGCCTTCCTGGTCTACAACGACGGCATCCAGACCGTCATCACTCTGGCCAGCCAGTACGGCACCAAGGAGCTGCGGCTGGGGCAGAGCACGCTGATCACGACGATCCTGCTGGTGCAGTTCCTCGCCTTCGGCGGTGCGCTGGCGCTCGGCGCGCTCGCCGGGCGCATCGGCGCGTGGAAGACCGTGCTGATCAGCCTGGTGCTCTGGACCGGTGTGATCATCGCCGCGTTCCGGCTGCCCGCCGAGGCGCCGCTGCCGTTCATGGTCCTCGGCGGCGCGATCGGCCTGGTCCTCGGCGGCAGCCAGGCGCTGAGCCGGTCGCTGTTCAGCCAGCTCATCCCCGCCGGGAAGGAGGGCGAGTACTACGGCTTCTACGAGATCAGCGACAAGGGCACCAGCTGGCTCGGGCCGCTCGCCTTCGGCCTGGTGTTCCAGCTCACCGCCTCCTACCGGGTGGGCCTGGTCTCACTGCTGATCTTCTTCGTGGTCGGGTTCGCGCTGCTGGCTGCCGTGCCGATCCGCCGGGCCATCGTCGCCGCGGGCAACACCCCGCCCCGGGTGCTGTAG
- a CDS encoding thymidine kinase encodes MTDDAAAPICLARPLPGPDDTRTGCAAARGLDGRPLHAAALKFFWGPMDCGKSTMALQMNYNHARQGRRGLVTTRIDRSLGPQVTTRIGLAHSAIEVTDSLDLRDLVRDAWAEGLRVDYLICDEASFYNLEHVEQMAELVDNYDVDVYAFGLATDFRSCLFPAAQRLFELADEVARIQVEVLCWCGREGLLNARVVDGRVVREGAQVVIGDTMDSADVRYQVLCRRHYRSGELGPRS; translated from the coding sequence GTGACCGACGACGCCGCCGCCCCGATCTGCCTGGCCCGACCCCTCCCCGGCCCGGACGACACCCGCACCGGCTGCGCCGCCGCCCGCGGCCTCGACGGCCGGCCGCTGCACGCCGCCGCGCTGAAGTTCTTCTGGGGGCCGATGGACTGCGGCAAGTCCACCATGGCCCTGCAGATGAACTACAACCACGCCCGCCAGGGCCGCCGCGGACTGGTCACCACCCGCATCGACCGCTCGCTCGGCCCGCAGGTCACCACCCGCATCGGGCTGGCCCACTCCGCCATCGAGGTCACCGACTCCCTGGACCTCCGCGACCTGGTCCGCGACGCCTGGGCCGAGGGGCTACGGGTGGACTACCTCATCTGCGACGAGGCCTCCTTCTACAACCTGGAGCACGTCGAGCAGATGGCCGAGCTGGTCGACAACTACGACGTCGACGTGTACGCCTTCGGCCTGGCCACCGACTTCCGCTCCTGCCTGTTCCCGGCCGCGCAGCGGCTGTTCGAACTCGCCGACGAGGTGGCCCGCATCCAGGTCGAGGTGCTCTGCTGGTGCGGCCGGGAAGGACTGCTCAACGCCCGGGTGGTCGACGGGCGGGTGGTCCGCGAGGGCGCGCAGGTCGTCATCGGCGACACCATGGACAGCGCCGACGT